The DNA region AACGCGCTCCCGGCCCCGATCGCCCCCAGCAATGGATGCACAAGGAAGAGAACGCCGAGGAAAAGGGGCGCCCAGAGGATGTCAAAGAGCATCGCGCAAGCACTGGACTCGACGAACTGGCGCAGGGCTGTGAGGTCCCGATAGGCCTCCGACGCATGTCCCGGATCGGCTCGAAAGGCGTAGTCGAGGCAAGCCGACAGCACCGCTGGACGCAGGCGATCTTCGAGCCATCCTCCGATCCGGCCCAAAGCCGCGCGGCGCAATGCGTCGAGCAATCCCCCGATCGCGACAATCAGCGCGACGATCAGAGTGAGCATCAGGAGCGTGTCCGCGCTTCGGCTCGACAACACTCGATCGTAGATCTGAAGGAGATAGATGGAAGGCGCGAGGAGCAGGAGATTGTAGCCGCAGCTATAAGTGAAGACGAGCCCGAGCGACCCGGCGCAGGCCCAAAGCGCCGCCTGCAAAGGTGTCTGTCGGGGCGGCATGATGTGTTGCCTCAGGGACCGCATCAACATTTTGGGTCACCGCGGACTTGATATTTCACATCGGCTCCGACCTTCGCGCCGCGGTCAAGCGGAGCTGGTGATGAATCGAGACCGGCGGCACTCGTCCAGCGAATCCGAAATTCGCATCACCTTGGGGCAACGCAATCTTGGAGCAACGCACCTGGCGAATTTCGGATTCAAACTGCACTTGGCCGCCGGTCTCCGCCAGACAGACGCAGCGATCGGACGTGCACCGATCAGACGTGCACGAAGTCGGAGACGTGGAAGTGCTCGGAATTGTTGAGCACGTTGCTCAGATTCGCCGTCTCGGTGGTCGGATCCGTGTGCGTCAGCGTCAACGAAACGTTTCCGCCTGTCGCGTGGTCGTTGTTTCCGCCATTGCCGCCGACGCCGGCCATGACGGATTGGTGCTGGTCCGCCGAGAAGACGTTGCTTTGGGAAGCCGTCGTGTTGGCGGTCACTCCCCCGGAGTCGTCGATACTAGCCCCATTCGCATTGTTGACCGGATCGAAGCTGATCTGCGGCGCGCTGATGATGGCGCCGGAGTTGGAACCGTTGCCGCCGTCGCCGGCGCTCTGGCCGCCCGTAGCGATATCGTGGAACGCGATCACGTCGGAAGCGTGGTTAAATCCGCTTATCATCTGACTCTCCCATATCCTGGTTTTTGCCCATGTCTTGCTTTTTGCCCATGTCTTGCTTTTGCACAGCGTGCATCCCGAATGGGACTACGGTTGCGGTACCGACTTTGGTCCCGCTCACTTCATTCGCCTAGGTCCCAAAACTGCTGCCATCGATTCGGGAGGGGTGTACGCCCGAATGGGTTATGGGCCGCGTGCGTATCTCAATGGCGAATGCGAATTTCGGATTCGCTGCACTCGGCAGGGCTCGCTCGAATTCTTCTATCCCACATGCAGCAGGTGGTGGTCCGCCAGAAGGTGCAGGGCGAAGTCTCCGCCCTGCGCAAGGTTGCCGTCGCCGCCATGACCCCCGACACCGGCAATCTGGATCGCGCTTTGGTCGAAGTGAACGTTGTTGATCTGATCGGCGCTGGCTGTGGAATTGTAGCCGGCGACCGCAATGTTGATGGGCGCGTAGATCGCGACACTGACGTCGGTGAGGCTGCCGGAGAAGTGGCCATTGCCGCCATCGCCGGCGCTGTTGAAGCCGGTCGCGATCACATCAGAGCCGATCAATCCGGAGCTGGACGAATGAATAGTCCCGCTCCCGCCCGCTGCGACGCTGCTATCGCCGCCGTGCCCCCCGACACCGGCCATCTGAAGGGCGGATTGATTGAAATCCACGGTGTTCGTTTGGTCGGCATGGGCGCTGGAGTTGGGTCCCGCTACCGCGATGTTGATCGGCTCATAGAGCGCGAAAGACACATGGGCGATGCTCCCGAAGAAGGATCCGTCCCCGCCATTGCCGGCGTGGTTGCCGCCGGTCGCGATTACGTCCGAGCCGATCCAACCGTGGCCGGAGCCTTGGCTAGGCCCGGAGATGGACACGTCCCCACCGATCGCCGCGTTGCCGTTCCCGCCATGGCCGCCGACACCGGCGATCTGAGTGGCGCCTTGATCGAAATGAACCGCATTCGTTTGATGGGCGTCGGCCGAAGCGTGAGGGCCACCGACCGCAATGTTGATTGGGTGGAATATCGCCGTGGAAGCGTTGATCATGGCTCCCAAAAAGTGGCCGTCGCCACCATTGCCGGCGCCGCTGCCACCGGTCGCGATCACGTCCGAGCCGATCCAGCCGTGGTCGGACGCGTGGCCGGGCCCGAGGACGGACACGTTCCCGCCAATCGCCGCGTTGCCGGTGCCTCCCGGGCCGCCGACGCCAGCGATCTGAGTGGCGCCTTGATCGAAATGAACCGCATTCGTTTGATGGGCGTCGGCCGTCGCGTGAGGACCCCCAACTGCAACGTCGACCGGGCTGTACTTCGCGGCGGCAGCGTGAACCACGGCGCCCAAAAAGTGGCTACCGCCCCCATTGCCGGCGCTGTTGCCGCCCGTCTGGACTAGGAAGAGCGGAAGAGAGCCTATGGACAGCGATGACGGAATTGACGCGGCGCGCCCATGAGGATCCGTTCGATCAAGGTGGAGTCCCCCCGATACCTGCTGAAGCTCCATCGTCGCTTCCCTCACCGCAGTCGCTGCGCTTCCCGCCGGATGGGACCAGCACCTCGTCGCACAATGATCACATCAGTGGAGAATGGCACGCCGGCAAGCCAAAAGCCGAGTCGTCAATTCGGATGGCAGCGTTTCGGGCGAGCGACGTGATAACCGGCACACCCGTTCGGGCGTGGAGCAAATCTGCTTCGACGCCGAGTGTGGCGTCGAAGGTGGAAACGAGCCCGCCCTCCCGGCGGCCCTTCAGCCGCCTTGCATGCGCACGACCTCCTTCTCCAGCTTGTCCAGCGTGGTGCGCCAGCCCTCCGGCGCGCCCGCCACCATCGGCGCGGCGATCGACGGATCGACGAAACTGTAGGTCTGCGTCACATCCATTCGGGTCCCGCCGAGGGCGTCGGAAAAGTCGACCTCGGTGTAGGCGCGAAACAGCCGCTCGCCGGCATTGTCGGTGGCGTGCATATCGATCACCAGCCGGCTGTGCGGCGCAACTTCGACGAAGGTGCCGCGGGTCCAGTGCTCCTCTCCGTTGGGCCAGCGCATGCAGACGTCGAACGCGCCGCCGACATGCATCTCCACCTTGGCGTTCGAAACCGTGAAGGTCTCCGGGCTGAACCAGCGCTTCACATGCTCGGCGGAGCTCCAGGCCTTGAACACCGTCTCACGCCGGGCGTGGAAGACACGGGATAGTTTGAGCGGCAGCGGTTGCTGCACGGCCGCGTGTTGTTTCGCCTCATTCGCCTGGGCCATCGCCATCTCCTTCGCTTTCCAGGGTTTTCAAATACTCGCCCAACCGGTCGAGGCGGCGTTCCCACTCGATCCGCCGGGCGTTGATCCATTGCTCGGCCTGGCTCAGCGCCAGGGGTTCGATCGTGCAAGTGCGCACCCGGCCTAACTTCTCCGAACGCACCAGGCCCGCGGCCTCCAGGACGCCGAGATGCTGCATGGCCGCGGGCAGCGACATCGGCAGCGGCCGGGCGAGCTCGCTCACCGGCGCCGGCCCCCGGCTCAGCCGCTCGACCATCGCCCGACGCGCCGGGTCGGCGAGGGCGTGGAACAGGCGGTCCAAATCGGTCGATTGGTTAAGCATATGCCTAAGTATCAGAGGTCGAACAGTTAGGCAATAGCTTTAGTATCGAAAATGCGCATAGCGTCGTGGCTGGGCTTGACCGAGTCACCGAGCGGCGGCCCGGAGCAGGGCGCCACCACCTCTCCCTTGGGAGACCTTTGCAGAATTGGGGTCATCCCGTGCGCACCGCAGCACCCAGTGATGCGGTGCTGACACGGGATCCATAAGCAGCAGGCAAATCGATAATCAGCAGGTAAGGAATGGGTCCCGGATCTGCGGCGCATCATTTCATGCTGCGCCGCGTCCGGGATGACCGGCGTTGCCTATTTTGCAAAGGTCTCCTTGCGGGAGAGGGGCTTCGACGAGCGAAGCGAAGAGAGGCCGGGCCAGGGCGGCTGCGACCCGGGAGGACCCGGCGCGCTGCAGGCTCAGGAGCGCTTGCTGCCGGGTTGCAGGCACAAGCCGTCGACGAAGACCTCGAGCAGGCGCAGCACACTTGCCTGCCAGCCGGGCTGGTCGTGCATGTAGCACATGCCGATGAGGGCGCGCAGGAGGTCTTCGGGGCTGATATCGGCGCGGATCTCGCCCGCCGCGACCGCCCGGTCAAGCAACACTCCCACCGCCTTGGTCAAGCGATCGAACGAGTAGGCGGTGAGCTCCGAGTTGCTATGCGCCGCCAGCGCGAGCGCCGCCGACATGCCTTTCTTCGTGGCGACGAATTCCACATTCGAGCGCAGCCAGCGGCGCAAGGCTTCGGCCGGCGCCGCCTCCGTCTTCAATTGCTCGGCGAGATCGGCGAGCTGCTCGACTTCACGGCGATAGACGGCCTCGAACAAGGCCTCGCGGGTCGGGAAATGCCGGTAGAGCGTGCCGATGCCGACGCCGGCGCGTCGCGCCACGGCCTCGAGGCTCGCCTCCGGGCCACCGGCGCTGAACACCGCTTTCGCCGCCTCGAGCACGCGCTCGCGATTGCGGACCGCATCGGCGCGCGGCCTCCGCGAGATTTTACTCGAAACGGCCTTGCTCGCTTGATCTCCCATCGTGTCCGTCATGTTTCCCGAGCTACTGTTTCTCAAGCCACTTGCAAAGCGGAGGCATCCTCCGTATAAAGCCGGAGCTGGCACCAAAGCAGGGCGGTTGCGTCAGTCAACCCCCTGCTTGAACCGCCCAGGCGGTGGGAGTTCCCGGGGCAACGCACGGCGATGCCACGCTGCCCGAACTCCGCCACACAGGCCGCATCGCGGCAAGGAGTCGTGGCCAGGAATCGTAGCTTGGACCTCGTTTGACGATAGCACGTATCGGAGCACGCATGAGCTTATCCATTTCGCTGACCGTGAACGGTGTGGTGCGCAAAACCGCGTTGGACGATCCGCGGGTCACGCTCCTCGATCTCCTTCGCGAACGCCTCGACCTCACCGGGACCAAGAAGGGCTGCGACCGCGGGCAGTGCGGCGCCTGCACGATCCTCGTCGACGGGCGACGGATCAATTCGTGCCTTGCTCTCGCGGTCAGTCACGACGGCGCGCATATCCTCACGATCGAGGGCTTGGCGCAAGGTGACGTGCTGCATCCGGTCCAGGCCGCCTTCATCGCCCATGACGGCTTCCAGTGCGGGTTCTGCACGCCGGGCCAGATCATGAGCGCGACCGGCCTGATCCAGGAAGGGCAGGCGGGCGATGATCCCGAGCGTGTGCGCGAGGGCATGAGTGGAAATCTCTGCCGCTGCGGCGCCTATGCGGGGATCACGGACGCGGTGCTGGATGCGCAGAGAGCGCTGACCGAACTCGAGCGGAAGCAAGTCGCATGAACACCTTCGATTACCTCAGGCCAGCGACCATTTCCGAGGCCGTCGCGGCCGCCGCTGAGCCCGGCGCCGCCTATCTCGCCGCCGGCACCAATCTTCTCGACCTGATGAAGGGCGGCATCGCCCGCCCGAGCCGTCTGGTCGACGTCAATCACCTTCCGGGGCTCGACCGGATCGAGCATCTCCCGGGGGGCGGCGTTCGGATCGGAGCGCTGGTGCGCAATGCCGACCTGGCACATGACTCAAGCTTTGCCCGACGCTTTCCCGCGGTCGCGGAAGCGCTCCTCTCCGGAGCCTCGGCGCAGCTTCGCAACGCCGCAACCGTCGGCGGCAATCTCCTGCAGCGCACGCGATGCGCCTATTTCTACGACGTCGCGAGCGCCTGCAACAAACGCCAGCCGGGCGCAGGCTGCGAGGCGCGCGGCGGCGACACAAGGCTGCATGCCGTGCTCGGATGGAGCGACAGCTGCATCGCGACCAACCCGTCGGATTTCTGCGTGCCGCTCGTCGCGCTCGACGCCGTGGTCGAGATCGAAGGCAAGGCGCGGCGCCGCGAGGTTCCGCTCGAGAGCTTCCACCGTCTGCCCGGAGACGCGCCGGAGCGCGAGAGCGTGCTCGAGCCGGGCGAGCTGATCGTCGCCGTCCGTCTGCCGGCCGAGGCGACTGCCTTCTCGGCGCATGCCCGCTATCTCAAGGTTCGCGAGCGCATCTCGTACGCCTTCGCGGTCGTGTCGGCCGCCGCGGCGCTGCGGATCGAGGGCACCACGATCGTCGAGGCGCGGATCGCGCTCGGCGGCGTCGCCCTGAAGCCCTGGCGGGCCCGCGCGGCCGAGGAGATGCTCGCCGGCGAGTCTGCGGACAGAGCCGCCTTCCGCCGCGCGGCGGAGGCTGCACTCGCGGACGCGAAACCGTCCGGCGACAATGCCTTCAAGATCGAGCTCGCGCGACGCATCGTGACGCGGGCTCTCGCGCTGGCCGCGGCCGGAACGCCTGAGCGCGTGCCGGCGCTTCCGGCCTCCCCCTTCGCATCCGTTCCCGGAGCTCGCCCGCATGTCTGAGATCGCGCTCACCCAGGCCCCGGCCCATCTCCGGCACGGCTCGAATATCGGCCAGCCGCTCACCCGCCGTGACGGGCACCTGAAGGTCACGGGAGCTGCCTGCTACGCGGCCGATAACCATCCGCCCGGCATGCTCCATGCCGTTCTGGCGGTGAGCGGCATCGCACGCGGCCGCGTCATCTTCATGGACGTGCCGGCCGCCAAGGCGCATCCGGGCGTCGTTGAGGTGATGACGCCGGCCAACACGCCGCCGCTGGCGCAGGATCCGGACGCGAAGACGAACCCTTTCATGTTCCGGCTCGACGTCCTGCAAAACGACCGAGTGCGCTACGCGAACCAGCCGATTGCGGTCGTCATCGCCGAGACCCTCGAGGCCGCGACCGAAGGCGCAGCGCTCCTATCCCCCCGCTACGAGGCCGAGCCGGCCCGGACCGATCTCGACGCGGCCGAGAGCTTCGTTCCGCTCGCGGTGGGGGTCGGCAGCCCGGCCGAGGAACATCGGGGCGATGTCGAGGCGGGCCTCGCGGCCTCGAGGCGCATCGACGCGACCTATGAGACGGCGGCCCAGTACCACAATGCGATGGAGCCGCACGCGATCGTGGCCGCATGGGACGGCGACCTTCTGTCCGTCGACACGCCGACCCAGGGCCTCGCCATCGCCCAGGGACGCATCGCGGGGCTCTTCGGAATCCCGCCGGAGAACATCCATATCCGCAGCCCTTTCCTCGGCGGCGGGTTCGGCTCCAAGGGCCTGATATCCGGGCCGCAGATCCTCGGCATCATGGCGGCCCGGCTGGTCGGCAGGCCCGTCAAGCTCGTGCTGCGCCGGGAGCACATGTACGGCCCGGTGGGCCATCGGGCGCCGACGCGGCAGAGGCTGCGCCTGGGCTCAGGTCCCGACGGCGCGCTCACGGCCATCAACCATCATACGAAGATGTCTTCGAGCACCTTCGA from Rhizobiales bacterium GAS188 includes:
- a CDS encoding Uncharacterized conserved protein YndB, AHSA1/START domain, whose protein sequence is MAQANEAKQHAAVQQPLPLKLSRVFHARRETVFKAWSSAEHVKRWFSPETFTVSNAKVEMHVGGAFDVCMRWPNGEEHWTRGTFVEVAPHSRLVIDMHATDNAGERLFRAYTEVDFSDALGGTRMDVTQTYSFVDPSIAAPMVAGAPEGWRTTLDKLEKEVVRMQGG
- a CDS encoding transcriptional regulator, ArsR family; the encoded protein is MLNQSTDLDRLFHALADPARRAMVERLSRGPAPVSELARPLPMSLPAAMQHLGVLEAAGLVRSEKLGRVRTCTIEPLALSQAEQWINARRIEWERRLDRLGEYLKTLESEGDGDGPGE
- a CDS encoding transcriptional regulator, TetR family, whose protein sequence is MTDTMGDQASKAVSSKISRRPRADAVRNRERVLEAAKAVFSAGGPEASLEAVARRAGVGIGTLYRHFPTREALFEAVYRREVEQLADLAEQLKTEAAPAEALRRWLRSNVEFVATKKGMSAALALAAHSNSELTAYSFDRLTKAVGVLLDRAVAAGEIRADISPEDLLRALIGMCYMHDQPGWQASVLRLLEVFVDGLCLQPGSKRS
- a CDS encoding xanthine dehydrogenase YagT iron-sulfur-binding subunit; the protein is MSLSISLTVNGVVRKTALDDPRVTLLDLLRERLDLTGTKKGCDRGQCGACTILVDGRRINSCLALAVSHDGAHILTIEGLAQGDVLHPVQAAFIAHDGFQCGFCTPGQIMSATGLIQEGQAGDDPERVREGMSGNLCRCGAYAGITDAVLDAQRALTELERKQVA
- a CDS encoding xanthine dehydrogenase YagS FAD-binding subunit, with translation MNTFDYLRPATISEAVAAAAEPGAAYLAAGTNLLDLMKGGIARPSRLVDVNHLPGLDRIEHLPGGGVRIGALVRNADLAHDSSFARRFPAVAEALLSGASAQLRNAATVGGNLLQRTRCAYFYDVASACNKRQPGAGCEARGGDTRLHAVLGWSDSCIATNPSDFCVPLVALDAVVEIEGKARRREVPLESFHRLPGDAPERESVLEPGELIVAVRLPAEATAFSAHARYLKVRERISYAFAVVSAAAALRIEGTTIVEARIALGGVALKPWRARAAEEMLAGESADRAAFRRAAEAALADAKPSGDNAFKIELARRIVTRALALAAAGTPERVPALPASPFASVPGARPHV